Below is a genomic region from Granulicella sibirica.
ACTTTGGCCGTGCTCGCCATCGGCACGACCAGGTACATCGGCCTCGGCATTCCCACCATCGTCGCCTCCTTCCAAACCCGCCTCCCCATCTATGACTTCGCGGCTAAGTTCCTCTTCACCGCCCTCACCCTCGGCACGGGATTCAAAGGTGGAGAAGTAACCCCCCTCTTCTTCATCGGCTCAACCCTCGGCAACGCCCTCTCGAACCTCCTCCCGCTTCCTCCATCGCTGCTCGCCGGAATGGGCTTCGTAGCTGTCTTCGCCGGAGCCGCCAATACCCCGATAGCCTCCACCCTCATGGCGGTAGAGCTCTTCGGAGCCGAAGCCGGAGCCTACGCCGGCATAGCCTGCGTCGTCAGCTACCTCTTTTCGGGCCACTCCGGCATCTACCACGCCCAACGCATCGGCAACTCCAAATACCCGCAGCAGAACCTCCCCGCTGCTCTCGAAGCAAAACTCCCCGAATAGCCCGAACCCGCCCCCAAGTCTGCTATCCCCGCCGTTGCCTTCTGGCTGTCGTTCCCGGAGGGAACCTGCGTCTGCGGTTGCCCGTCCCACCCGCACCAAAAAAATAAACCGCCCCAACCTAACCGCTCGCCCAACCCATTGTCTAATCGGGCGAATGGAACTTACGGACCAAAATGCGATCGACCAAGTCCTCTCCGGCGACCGTGACGCCTACCGCACGCTCATGGATCGCCACTTCCAATACGTCTTCCGGATCGCCTTCCGCATCACCGGCAACGAGTCCGACGCGGAAGACGTCGCCCAGGAATCCTTCCTCCGCGCCTACAACAAGCTCTCCACCTTCCGCCACGACGCCACCTTCTCCACTTGGATCAGCCGAATCGCCATGAACACCGCCATTAACCTCATCGAACGCCGCAAACGCGACCTCACCGAGCGCGCCGACCGCATCGCCGACGAGCCCACCCCCGAAGAACAGACCCGCCAGATACCCGACCACAAAGCCGGCCCTGAGCGCCTCCTTCTCGACAGCGAATCCACCACCATCCGCCAAGCCGCCATGGACTCTCTCACCCCAATGGAGCGCACCGCCTTCACCCTCCGCCACATGGAAGAACTTCCCATCGCCGAGATCGCCACCGCCCTCAACATCCCGGCCAACTCCGCCAAGCAGGCCGTCTTCCGCGCCGTCGGCAAGCTCCGCCGCGCCCTCGCCCCAACCCTTCGCCCGCTCACGCCCCGCCCGCTGACACAAGGAGGCACCCGATGACGCACCCCACCGAAGAACACCTCATCGCCTATCACCTGCACGAGGCCGCCGACGAACACGTAATCCGCCAGCATCTCGAGTCCTGCGACCCCTGCGCCGTGCTCTCCGAGTCCATCGCCGAGACCCTCCGCGTCTTCTCCGCCGAGCCCGTCCCCGAGGCCAACCTCGAGCGCAACTGGCACCGCCTCCGTATCAACCTTCCCGCGATCACTCCCGCGCGGAAACGCAGCCTCATCTCGTGGCGCCGGATGGTCCCCTCTGCTGCCTTCGCCGTGGCCACCCTTGTCCTCGTTACCTTCCTCGGACTCCACACCAAGCAAGTCAAACCAGCTCTTCGCCCCAACCTGGCCATCAACGGCCACGGCCCCCTCACCACCGAGCCCGTAGATCCCGCTATCGCCAACCACCTCGACACCGCCGAGCGTCTG
It encodes:
- a CDS encoding RNA polymerase sigma factor; this encodes MELTDQNAIDQVLSGDRDAYRTLMDRHFQYVFRIAFRITGNESDAEDVAQESFLRAYNKLSTFRHDATFSTWISRIAMNTAINLIERRKRDLTERADRIADEPTPEEQTRQIPDHKAGPERLLLDSESTTIRQAAMDSLTPMERTAFTLRHMEELPIAEIATALNIPANSAKQAVFRAVGKLRRALAPTLRPLTPRPLTQGGTR